One segment of Bacteroidota bacterium DNA contains the following:
- a CDS encoding SET domain-containing protein: MTEKFTIEHLEIIDAKEADYLYIKTSNIIGAGMGLYTSIKLYTNEIIAIYNGKLLTLVEAKNKAENNLDSYFMNMPNGSILDAMNVKGFAKYANDAQANKNDTYKNNAIITQNSQGKICLAALYNIKAGEEIYCSYGVKYWKKYNDK, encoded by the coding sequence AAAAATTCACCATCGAACATCTTGAAATAATAGACGCAAAAGAAGCAGATTATTTATATATAAAAACATCGAATATAATTGGAGCAGGAATGGGACTATATACTTCTATTAAACTTTATACCAATGAAATAATTGCTATATATAATGGAAAATTGCTCACATTGGTAGAAGCAAAAAACAAAGCAGAAAATAATTTGGATTCTTATTTCATGAATATGCCCAATGGCTCTATACTAGATGCGATGAATGTGAAAGGCTTTGCCAAATATGCCAATGACGCACAAGCTAACAAAAACGATACCTATAAAAACAATGCAATCATTACGCAAAATTCGCAAGGAAAAATATGCTTGGCGGCATTATATAATATAAAAGCTGGAGAAGAAATATACTGTAG